The Bradyrhizobium oligotrophicum S58 genome contains the following window.
CGCCACCGGCGGCGATCGCCAATGCCGTCAACGACGCGCTGCGGCCGCTCGGCGCTGAAATGATGCAGTCGCCGCTGTCGCCACGGCGCATCGTTGCGGCGGTGCTGGCAGCGAAACAGGCGAGCTCACCGTGAAGGCTGCATCCTTCGCCTATGAGCGTCCCGACAGCCTCAGCGCCGCGCTTGGCCTGCTCGCGGACGCCCACGGCGCGGCCAGGATCATGGCCGGCGGGCAGTCGCTCGGACCGATGCTCAATCTGCGCCTGGTGCAGCCGCAACTCATCATCGACATCGCGGGACTCGCCGAGCTTCGCACGGTCGACCGCGAGGGCGATGATCTCATCATCGGCGCCTGCCTCACCCATGCCGATCTCGAGGACGGCCGAATTCCGGATGTGTCGAATGGCGTGCTGCGGCGGGTCGCCGGCGGCATCGCCTATCGCGCCGTGCGCAACCGGGGCACCATCGGCGGTTCGCTAGGTCATGCCGACCCGGCCGCCGACTGGGTCACGACGCTCGCCGCCCTCGGCGCCGGCGTCCGGTTGGCGAGCGCCGCAGGCCGGCGTGACCTCGCGGTGTCGGAATTCATCCACGGCGCGCTGCAGACGGCGCTGCGTCCCGGCGAGCTGGTCACCGCGATCCGCCTTCCCTGCCTGCCGCCGACGACACGCTTCGGCTACGCCAAGGCCTGTCGCAAGCCTGGCGAATTCGCGCATGCGATGGCCGCCGTCCTGATCGAGCCGGACAAGGCACGCAGCCGTATCGTCATCGGCGCCATCGACACGACGCCGATCGTCGTCGACGATTCATCCCTGTTCGGCGGCGCGATCACCAATCTCACGAAGCAGTTCGATCGCGACCTCGCCGACCACCTGCTGATGCAGGCCGGCGTCGCCGATCCGGCTGCCCGGCACATCCATGTGAGCGTGCTCGCGCGGGCGATCGCGGAGGCTGCCGCATGACGACGATCCAGCTCACCATCAACGGCACCACGACCGAGGGCTCGGTCGAGCCGCGTACCCACCTCGCCGACGTCCTACGTGATCAGCTCGACCTGACTGGGACCCATCTCGGCTGTGAGCACGGCGTCTGCGGCGCCTGCACGCTGCTGCTCGACGGCGCTCCGGCCCGCTCCTGCATCACGTTCGCGGTGGCCTGCGATGGTGCTGCAGTCACGACCATCGAAGGCCTGGATGAGGATGAGATCGCAGCCGAACTACGCGCGGCCTTTGCGCGCGAGCATGCCCTGCAATGCGGCTACTGCACGCCAGGCATGATCATGTCGGCGCGAGACCTCGTGCTGCGCCTCGATCACCCGGACGAGCAGGCCATCCGTGTCGGCCTCAGCGGCAATCTGTGCCGTTGCACCGGCTATGTCGGAATCGTCCGCGCTGTCCGCGCCGTGATCGAGGCGCGGCGGCAGCGGGGCATCGCAGCCGAGGTCGGCGCCGGACGCACAGCGCTCGGCCCTGTGGGATCGCAGCCGGGCGCGATCGCGACCGCCACCTCGTCGGCGCTGCTACCAGTGACCGAGATGAAGCTCTCCCACGGCGTTGCCCCGGCCACGTTCGATCCCACCGAGGTCGTGCCCGCCAAGAGCTTCGACGCATCGTTCACGGTGAACGCCGCGCCCGAGCGCGTCTTCGCGCTGTTCGGAAACGTCAGAACCCTGGCTGCATGCTTTCCCGGCGCCACCATCACGGACCTCCCCACTCCGGATCGCATCGAAGGTGAGATCAGGGTCGCCATCGGCCCGCTGTCGGCCGTATTCCGCGGTTCTGCACAGATAGACCGCAACGAGGCGGATTTGTCAGGCCGGCTCATCGGCACGGGACGTGACCGGCAGAGCCGCACCGCGACGTCGGGGCAGATCAGTTGGCGAATGCTTCCGATCGACGAAGGACGGGCAACCCGCGTGGTGCTCACGGTCGGCTACAGTCTCTCCGGTCCGCTGGCGCAGATCGCGCGTGACGGGCTCGTACGCGATCTGGCGTCGCGCATCACGACGACATTCGCGCAAAACTGCGACAGGTACCTTGCGGGCGCGACAAATCAGGCAGCGAGCGAACGACCGCAGCGCCTGAACGCCGTCGGCTTGCTGCTCGATATCGCACTGTCACGTATGACCGCTCTCGCTCGCCGTATGCGCAGGCAATGAGACTGCCAATGCGCCCGCAGCGAGCGCCGGAGTTTGGTAACGACAGGCGCAACATGGCTACTGAGCCTGGATGTCAACGGCCCAGGAGACCTACGCTGCGCTTAGGCAGGCGACAGCAAAGCCTCCGGAATACGATTGCCGCGGCGCGATCGACCGCTCAACTTCCTGCAGCCGATCACTCTTCTCGATTGGCATCGCGCCTGTCCTCTGCAGATTGACGTCTTGTCAGAGGTCGGTGAGCCCGCGGACGTCAGAGCGCAGCAGGTTCAAATCGCGGAGGCGCAACCACCGATAACGACATCCCGGCGATAAGGGTGGAATTGGCGGCGGGCCGGTGTCAAGACACCCGGCCCGCGTGCTCGTCGCGTGGTCAATGCTTTGCGCGGTGCGCGATCATGGCCCTGCCCTACGACGCGACAGCCAGTGCGTTCTGCAGGGCGGCATCATTGAGCGCGGATGCCAACGCGGCCGGGGCAACGCCGACCCCTTGACCATCCGCCCCATAGCCGGCCATCGCTTGCACGAGCTGCGAGAGCTGCCTGTCGGCATCGAACGTCGTCGTCGCGGCCGGCGCCGGATCCTGCGCCGTGAAGGCATAGCTGGAGATCGCCGCGAGGCCGCCGACTCCGACCAGGCTCGCATCCGATGCGGTCGCCACGGTGATGGCGGAGACCGCAGGCGGATCGACATCGACCACGGTCGTCGTGGCGTCGACCGCGGCGGCATCGACGGCAACGGAGGACCCGTTGGTGACCTTGAAGATCACGCCGGAGCTGTTCGCACCGCCGCCCTGGGCTTCCCCGAGCAGATTGCCGGCGGCATCCATGATGATGGGGCCGGGAAACAGGCCGTTGAAGCCGGCGAAGCTCGTCATGGCCGACGCCGTGCTGTTGTAGCCGGAACCCGTCTTGACGACCTTGAAGATGCTGCCGCGGCCGAAGACGCTGCTCGTGCCCGCCGAGCCATACAGGTTCCCCGCGCCATCCATCACCAGCGGTCCGGCCGGAGACGAGAAGCTGGTGGGGAACGAGGCCACGAGCGTGGCCGCGCCGTAGCCGCTGCTCGTCTTCACCAGCTCGTACACGCCGCCATTGTTGTAGGCCCCGCCGGTGGTCTGAACGCCGAACAGATTGCCTTGCGGATCCATCATCAGGCCCCCCGCGCAATAGATGTCACTGGCAAGCACGACCATGCTGCCATAGCCACTGGCGGTCTTGGGGATCTCGAACACGGTGGTCGCCGACGCCCCAAACACATTGCCTGCGGAGTCGAGGATCAGCTGGCCGAAGGGAAGCTGTCCGTTGGCGTTGTTGAACGCGGCCAACACGACCGGCGTGCTGCTGTAGCCGTTGCCGGTCTTGACGATCTCGTACACGGTGCCGCGGCCGCCGGGTCCGCCAATCTGCGTCGTGCCGAGCAGGTTGCCGGCCGCGTCCTTGATCGGGCTGGACGGAGACGACCCCATCGTTGCGGAGTTGAAGGTCGCCAGGACGGTCACGCTGCTGTTCCAGCCGCTGCCATTCTTGACGAGCTCGTACACCGTGCCGCCGCTGTTGCTCGTGGCCATCGTCCCGCCAAACAGGTTTCCGGCCGAATCCATCAACAAGCTGCCCGCCGAACCGACGCCCGCGAGCGGCGTCAGCGTGCTGCTCCAGCCGGTTCCGCTCTTGGCCAGCTCGAAGATCTGGCCGCTCGTTACCGTTGTGCCGAACAGGTTGCCGGCCGCGTCGATGGTCAAGCCACCGACCGGATTTCCGTTGTCCTTGTTGAACGTGTAGATCACCCCCGGGCCGCCGTAGCTGGGCGCGACATAGCCGGTGCTGCTGTCCGACAACGTGAACGTGGTGGTCGTGCTGCTGTTCGGTGCACCTGCGGTTGGGGTGAACGTCAAGGCCCTGAGCTGGCCGGTGATCGCGGCCGCGCTGCCCGACAAGGTGTAGACGCCGTTCCCGCCGCTCACGCCCGTGCCGGACAGGGTGCCGCCGCCGCCATTCAAGGTGATGGTCAGGGTGTCCGTCGCGCCGACGTTCAGATCGTCGATCGTCACCGTGCTGAACGGATGAACCGCTGCCTCCGATGTCGTGATCTGGCCGGCGATCGTGCCGCGGATCGTCGGGAGGATGCCAGCGTAGCTGTCGACGACGGCAGCACTGCGACCCTTGTTGCCGTAGCTGTCCGCGACAGTTGCGACGATCGTATTGCCGGCCACGTTCGGCAGCGCGACGTTGAGGGAGAAGCTGCCATTGGCTTGCACCGTCGCCGTCCCCAATGTCACCCCATTGTCGGTCAGGGTGACGGTCTGACCGGTCACCACGGCCGCTCCGGCAGCCACCACCGTCCCGGAGATGCTCTGGCTCGCGCCGTAGCCGCCATGCGAGACGCCGGTGATAGCAACCGTCGGCGGTGTGCTGTAGAGGAAGTCGACCACAGCCGCGCTGGCGCCGGTATTGCCAAGACCGTCCGTCACGCTGGCGACGATGGCGTTGCTGCCCTGGTTCGGCAAGGTCACCGTCGCCGAGAAGCTGCCATCCGCCTGCACGGTGGCCGTTCCGAGCGTGACACCATTGTCCGTCAGAATGACGGTCTGCCCCACGACCTTGCCGATGCCGCCAGCGGTGACCGTGCCGGTGATGGTCTGGACCGCCACGTTGCTGGTTTCAGCTGCGCTCGTGATCGTCACCGTCGGCGCCGCGTTGTTGCGCAGGTCGATCACCGTGCCGCTGGCGTCGAATTGAAGCAGCTCGACCACGGTGCCGGAGCCAACGAACTGGTCCTTGACGGTGACCGTCTCGCCACTCGACAGGATGCGGATCAGAAGATCGGTCCCGCTTCGCGCGATGTCGACGTCGTTCGGGCTCAGCCCGACCAGTCGCACGACGTCGGTGCCGCTGTTCGTCGCCGCCTCCTGGATCACGTCGTTTCCGGAGCCGACCCGATAGAGGTACGTATCCGCGCCGCCGCCGCCATTGAGCGTATCGTTGCCGCCGCGGCCGTCGATCGTCTCGGCGTTTGCCGTTCCAGTGAACGTGTCGGCCGCGTCCGTGCCGATGAACGCGGGCTGACTCGCAACGATGCTGCCGATGGTCTGCGCGGACCAGCTCACGCCGTCGCTGAAGCTCACGGTCGCAAGCACGCCGCTGCTGAACTGCCCCTTCACGAGAACCGTCTTGCCGGTCGACACGTTCTCGATCACGAGATCAGCACCATTGCCCGACCGGCTCAGCAGTACCGAGGTCGAGGCGATGTCCTGCATCGCGAGCACGTTGTCGCTCGTATTGTCCTCGATCACGTCGTCGCCGCCGGCCGAGCTGTAGATGTAGGTGTCAGTCCCGTTGCCGCCGTTCAGATAGTCATTGCCCGGACCGCCGTCCAAAAAATCATTGCCGTCGCGGCCATAGAGGCTGTCGTTGCCGGCGCCTCCGGACAGCGTGTTGGCGTTGAAATCGCCAAAGAATGTATCGTCACCGCCATTCGCCAGCGTGGAGTGGGCAAGGAGCGCGGCACGATTCCAGATCGTGCCATCGGCAAAATGGACTTCATCCGCTCCGCTCCAGGCATCCCAGCTGTTCAACTGATTCTTGAGCAGGATCGTGTCGGTCGTACCGGAAATCGACAGCAACAGGTCGCTGCCATTGTTCGCCTGCGATACGACGACGTCGCCGACGGAGATGCCCGCGCCCAGAATCAGGGCATCGAGATCGCCGGAGCCACCGTTGTCCAGGATCGTGTCCTGGCCATCGCCGCGGTTGAACAGATAGCTGTCGTTGCCGACGCCGCCCTCCAGGTAGTCGTTGCCGGTGCCGCCGGCCAGCACATCATTGCCGTCGCGGCCATAGAGGTTATCATTGCCGGCACCGCCAAACAGAGAGTTGGCGTTGAAGTCGCCATAGAAACTGTCGTTGCCAGTGTTCGCCTGGGTCGAGAGCTGCCAGAGCGTCGCGCGATCCCACACCGTCCCGTCCGTGAAATGAACCTCGTCGGCTCCGCTATAGGCCGCCCAGCCGTTGAGCTGGTTCCTCAGGAAGACCGCATCGGTCGTTCCCGAAATGGACAGCAGAATATCACTGCCGTTGTTGGCCTGGCTGACGACCACGTTGCCGGCATTGATCCCGGCACCGAAGTTCAGAACGTCGACATCCCACGAACCGCCATTGTCGAGAATCGTGTCCTGGCCATCGCCAAGGTTGAACTGATAGGTGTCGTTGCCGACGCCGCCTTCCAGGTAGTCGTTGCCGGTGCCGCCGGCGAGGACGTCGTTGCCGTCGCGACCATAGAGACTGTCGTTGCCTGCGCCGCCGAACAGCGCGTTGGCGTTGAAATCGCCGTAGAAGCTGTCGTTGCCGGAATTCGCGGCCATCGAGAGCTGCAGCAGCGTCGCCCGATCCCACACCGTGCCGTCGGCGAAATGAACCTCGTCGACGCCGCTCCAGGCCGCCCAGCCATTGAGCTGGTTCCTCAGGAAGACCGCATCCGTCGTCCCGGAGATCGACAGCAGAATATCACTGCCGTTGTTGGCCTGACTCACGACGACGTTGCCGGCGCCGATGCCGGCGCCGAAATTCAGGACGTCGAGCTCTCCGGAGCCGCCATTGTCGAGGACGGTGTCCTGACCATCGCCGAGATCGAACAGGTAGACGTCATTGCCGTTGCCGCCCTCGAGATAGTCGTTGCCGGTGCCGCCGGCGAGGACGTCATTGCCGTCGCGACCATAGAGACTGTCGTTGCCCGCGCCGCCGGACAGAATGTTGGCGTTGAGATCACCGTAGAACGTGTCGTTGCCCGCATTGGCCAGCGTCGACTGCACGACCAGCGCCTGGCGATTCCACACCGTGCCGTCGGCAAAATGGACCTCGTCCACGCCGCTCCATGTGCCCCAACCGTTCAGCTGGTTGCGCAGCAGGATGCTGTCGGCCGTCCCTGTGATCGACAGCAGCAGATCGCTGCCATTGTTGACCTGCGTGACGACGACATCGGCCGGCCGAATGCCGGCGCCGAAATTCAGGACGTCGACATCACCCGTCCAGCCATTGTCGAGGATGGTGTCCTGTCCATCGCCAAGGTTGAACTGATAGGTGTCGTTTCCATTGCCGCCTTCGAGGTAGTCGTTGCCCGTCCCGCCGACCAGGATGTCGTTGCCGTCACGGCCGTAGATGCTGTCGTTGCCGTCGAGGCCAAGGATCATGTTCGGGTTGTTGTCGCCATTCAGCGTATCGGCCCCGGAGGTGCCCGACATCACGACCGGCACCGCATTCGCGATACCGGCGCGGTCGAGATACGTGCCATCGGCAAACTGCAGCTTCTCGAGACCCGTGCCGCCGCCGAGCAACTGATCATCGACGGTGATGACGGCCCCGGTGGCATTGACGGTGATCAGCAGATCGTTCTGATCGGCTGCGGAGCGCGACAGCGTCACCTGGCCGCGGTTGAGATCCTTGAGCAGCAGGACATCCGTATCGTACCCCGCGCCGATATCGCGGATGATGTCGCTGCCGTCGCCGGATGCGTAGTGATAGGTATCGCTGCCGCCTGCCCCGATCAGGACGTCGTCGCCGCCATTGCCTTGAATCACGTCGTCGCCATTGGTGCCGGTGATCGTGTCGGCGCCGGCCGTTCCCGTGAACCAAGCTGCGGCCTGGATCTGCGACCGGCTCCAGCTGGTGCCGTCAGCGAAGGCGAGCTGTTCGATGCCACGGTCCGTCGAGACGAAATGCGACCGAACGACCGTGGTCTCGCCGGTCGCGTTGATACGAATCACCAGGTCGGCATTGACGCGCGACAGCGTGACATCGCCAGCATTCAGCCCGACGAGCTGAACCACGTCGGTCGTCCAGCCCTCCTCGCTCTCGATGATCGTATCGTTGCCGCCTCCGGCATAGATCCGATAGGTATCGCCCCCGCCGCGACCGATCAGGATGTCGTCTCCAGCCAGTCCGTCGATCACATCGGCGGATCGCGTTCCGACGAACGTATCGTTGCCGGCCGAGATGACGTTGGTGCCGTTGCCGCCATAGGCTCGGTTCAGGATCTCCGTGGCTTGCCACACCGTCCCGTCGGAGAATTCGAAGGTCGCGACTTCCGAGTTCGAATTGAACCAGTTCAGAATCGTCAAAGTGTCGTCGGAGTCGGCCAGTCGCACCAGGATGTTCGTGCCGTCCGTCTCCAGACGCACGTCGGCCGGCGACACGTCGGCCTTGAACAGAACGCGATCGGCGCCGTCGCCGCTGTCGCTGATCGTATCGGAGCCGTAGCCACGTCCGAACACATAGGTGTCGTTGCCGCTGCCGCCCTGCAGCAGGTCGTTGCCGGCGCCGCCGTCCAGGACGTCGGCTCCGTTGAAGCCGGTGACGGTATCGGCTCCCGCGGTCTCATTCTGGGCAATCCATTTCAGGCGCAGATCGTTCTGCGTCCAGATCGTACCGTCATCGAACGCGACCCGCTCGATGCCCTGGCTGAACCAGTCTTCGAACGTCTGCTTGATCAGGATCGAGCCGCCGTCGCCCGCACCGGGCGCGCTCTCAGCGATGACCAACGTCAGGTCATTGCCGTTGCGCGCGAGCCTGACATCGGACGATTCGACGCCCTGGAGCTTCACGGTGTCGTAGCTGGAGGCGTTGCCGACCGTTCCCTCGATGATGGTGTCGTTGCCATCGCCGCGGTTGTAGACATAGGTGTCGTCGCCGCTCCCGCCCGACATCACATCGTCACCGCGCCCGCCAGTGATGACATCGTTGGTGTTGAAGCCGTCGATGACGTCGTTACCCGCAGTCGAAGACTGCGCCAGCACCTTCAGCCGCAGATCATTCTGCGTCCACACCGTGCCGTTGTCGAACAGGACCTTCTCGATACCCTGGCTGAACCAATCGTCCAGCGTCTGCTTGATCAGGATCGAGCCGCCGTCGCCAGCGCCCGGCGCGCTCTCGGCAATCACCAGCGTCAGATCGTTGCCGTTGCGGACGAAGCCGATCGCGACGGGATCGATGCCTTGCAGGCGCAAGGTGTCGAAGGTCGAGTTGTTGCCGGCCGGCCCGTCGATGATGGTGTCGTTGCCATCGCCGCGGGCATAGATATAGGTGTCGTCGCCGGCGCCGCCGTTCAGCGTATCGTTGCCGCGCCCGCCGATCAGGATGTCATTAGTGTTGAAGCCATTGATGACGTCGTCGCCCGGCGTGAACGCCTGGGACAGCGCCGTCGTACGCAAATAGTTCTGATCCCAGGTCGTGCCGTCGTCGAACACGATGTTTTCGACGCCCTGGCTGAACCAGTCGCCGAGTTCGTCCTTGAGCAGGATCGAGCCGCCGTCATTGGCGCCGGTCACGCTTTCGTTGATGACGAGCGTGAGGTCGTTGCCGTTACGGCTGAACGAGATGCTCGCCGGGCTGATGCCCTTCAACCTCAGCGTATCGATCGTGCTGTAGTTGCCGCTCGTGACCTCGGTGATGACGTCGTGGCCGTCGCCGCGGTTGTAGATGTAGGTGTCGTCGCCGGCGCCGCCAGCCAGCGCATCGTCGCCCTTGCCCCCCGTGATGACGTCATTGGTGTTGTAGCCGACGATGATGTCGTTGCCATCGGTCGATACTTGGGCCAGCAGCTTCAGCCGCAGATCGTTCCGGGTCCACACCGTGCCGTCGTCGAACTTGACCTGCTCGATGCCGCGCGCGAACCAGTCGTCGAGCTCGTCCTTGAGCAGGACCGAGCCGGCGTCGCCGGCCCCAGCTGCGCTCTCGGCGAACACCAGCCGCAAATCGTTGCCGTCGCGGACCAGACTCACGTCGGCGGCGCTGACGCCCTTCAGCACCAGCGTGTCGAACGCGGAGGTCTGCGCATCGGGACCATCGATGATGGTGTCGTTGCCGTCGCCGCGGGCATAGATGTAGGTATCGTCCTCCCGGCCACCGTCGATGACGTCGTCACCCTTGCCGCCGCGCAGCGTGTCGGCATAGGAAAAGCCATAGATGACGTCGTTGCCGTCTGTGCCGGCACTGGCGTCCATGCTCTGGATCACGTCCTCCCAGCCGACATAGCTGCCGTCGGCAAAGGTGAAGTATTCGATGCGGTCGACCATGGTGTTCAGCAGGCCGTAGCCGACGCCGAACTGTCCCTTGACGGTCACGGCGTCGTCGGTGCCGTTGATCGCGATGGTCAGGTCGTCGGAATTGCCATCCCGCTGGAACGACAGATCGTCGAGCGTGATGCCCTCGCCGAAGCGGAGGAAGTCGGGCAATTCTCCCCAGATCCAGCCCTGCTTGTCCTCGATCGTGTCATGGCCGTCACCGCGGCCGAAGATGTAGGTGTCGCCGCCGTCGCCGCCCGACATGTAGTCGGTGCCGAGGCCGCCATTGAGCACGTCGGCGTCAGGCGTTCCCATCAGCGTGTCATCGGTGGCGTAGGACGGCATGCCCACGGCATTGGCGAGGTCGAGCTTGCCCCAGGTCGTGCCGTCGGCGAACTTGATCACCTCGATCGACTTGTCGAAATCCTGATAGGCCGTGACCAGGCCCGGCCGGCGCCCGGCGAACTCGTCGATGACCCGGATCTGGTTGTCGGTGCCGTTCTGGGTGATGACGAGATCGAGCCCGTCGCGCTTGAAGGTGAGATCGGAGACGTTGAGGTGGGCGAACCAGATCGCATCCTCCTGGTTGTCGCCGAGCCCTTGCCAGACGTCCTGAATGACGTCGTGGCCGAAATTGGTGCCGACCACATAGGCGTCGCGGCCGCCCTGCCCCTGCACGACCTGGTCGGAGGCGTTGAGATAGAAGATGTCGTCTGTCGTGTCGCCGCCGGTCAGATTGCCGTTGCCGATCACCAGCTCCGAGGCCGGAATATCGAACAGCTTGTCCGCGACCGCCTGCAGTGACAGGTTGACCGGATCGTTCTCATAGGCATTGACGATGTTGGCGAACAGATAGGCGTCGGTGATCTGCCGTCCCTGGTCGTCACGCTGGAAGTCCGGCAGCATCATGCCGATGAGGTCCTTCCAGCGCTCCAGATAGGTGCCGGCGGCCGTCGGATCGGCTGGCGTGTGCTGGAAGATCTGCTCCAGCATCGGCGCAAACTGCTGATCGGTGGTCGGCTTGAAGGTGTCGGTCGCGACATCGTAGGTGATGCCAGCGAAGAACGGCTTCAGTTCGCCCTGCATCGCAACCCGGATCGCGAGCCTGTTCAGCTCGTTCCAGCCAGCGGTCACCGCGTCGGCAACGCGCTGGATAACATCCGCGCTTGGATTGGTGGCAACGCCGAAGCCGAGCCGCTCGCCAGTGAAGCGCTCGAGGAAGGCGATGTCTGCTGCCGTCAACGTCTGCCAGCTGCCCTGCTGGGGCACGCTGTTCAGGATCTGCTCGAGCGTCGGCCGCGCGAGAATGATCGTCTTCTGCATCTCGTCTTTGGCATACACCGGCTGACCGCTGGCATAGACGTAATAGGTTCCCGCGTCGTCCGTCTTCTTGATGATGAAATCGTATACTTGGGCGCCCTTTTCATTGGTGGCACCAACGAAATGAAAATCCTCTGTCGCCTCGGTGCCCGGTGTCCCCACCGGCACCGGAACAGCCGCCTGCCACGCATAGAGGATCGGACGAACCGCCTCACGCAACGCCGAGAGCGACACAGTTGCCATTGTGGGCAGCGCCGCGTCAACCACGTTGATCAGGGTCGGTTTCAGCGTCATCGCGACGTGCAGATCGGTCAGCGTGCCAAAACCCTTGAGGTTCGGCCGGCTCGCCGCGGCATCGCTGACTGTCGAGTCGCCCAGCCATTTGGTGTTGCTGTTGTCGGTTTCGAGCTGGACGTCCGCGGCCAATCCGGTCGTGCCGTCAGCCCGGATGAACGTTCCCGTCTCCGAGATGGTATCCGCACCGT
Protein-coding sequences here:
- a CDS encoding calcium-binding protein; this encodes MIDLGDGDDTLKSNGKGTIVKTGRGNDKIEISHNGQLLVEDASTDDRMTSYRHVLTGAVRWGGSEDPYAYDIYGNKYGRNKQDDLIIIDHEGNSTFIPHFNFGLTGYNLTAGLYVIEVTFKTVRSNMWTSAFETAASMILATEKVGQALFGWKPTGRKDPLVLDLDGNGISFTIQEASRASFDIDKDGFAEPVGWIGGDDGFLVRDLNGNGRIDDVGEMFGNDTASGFQRLAQFDGNHDGKVSALDDGLVDFNGDGVIDASDTLGSLKVWVDANENGITDAGELHSLADYNIVAISTAATPSSYTDGADTISETGTFIRADGTTGLAADVQLETDNSNTKWLGDSTVSDAAASRPNLKGFGTLTDLHVAMTLKPTLINVVDAALPTMATVSLSALREAVRPILYAWQAAVPVPVGTPGTEATEDFHFVGATNEKGAQVYDFIIKKTDDAGTYYVYASGQPVYAKDEMQKTIILARPTLEQILNSVPQQGSWQTLTAADIAFLERFTGERLGFGVATNPSADVIQRVADAVTAGWNELNRLAIRVAMQGELKPFFAGITYDVATDTFKPTTDQQFAPMLEQIFQHTPADPTAAGTYLERWKDLIGMMLPDFQRDDQGRQITDAYLFANIVNAYENDPVNLSLQAVADKLFDIPASELVIGNGNLTGGDTTDDIFYLNASDQVVQGQGGRDAYVVGTNFGHDVIQDVWQGLGDNQEDAIWFAHLNVSDLTFKRDGLDLVITQNGTDNQIRVIDEFAGRRPGLVTAYQDFDKSIEVIKFADGTTWGKLDLANAVGMPSYATDDTLMGTPDADVLNGGLGTDYMSGGDGGDTYIFGRGDGHDTIEDKQGWIWGELPDFLRFGEGITLDDLSFQRDGNSDDLTIAINGTDDAVTVKGQFGVGYGLLNTMVDRIEYFTFADGSYVGWEDVIQSMDASAGTDGNDVIYGFSYADTLRGGKGDDVIDGGREDDTYIYARGDGNDTIIDGPDAQTSAFDTLVLKGVSAADVSLVRDGNDLRLVFAESAAGAGDAGSVLLKDELDDWFARGIEQVKFDDGTVWTRNDLRLKLLAQVSTDGNDIIVGYNTNDVITGGKGDDALAGGAGDDTYIYNRGDGHDVITEVTSGNYSTIDTLRLKGISPASISFSRNGNDLTLVINESVTGANDGGSILLKDELGDWFSQGVENIVFDDGTTWDQNYLRTTALSQAFTPGDDVINGFNTNDILIGGRGNDTLNGGAGDDTYIYARGDGNDTIIDGPAGNNSTFDTLRLQGIDPVAIGFVRNGNDLTLVIAESAPGAGDGGSILIKQTLDDWFSQGIEKVLFDNGTVWTQNDLRLKVLAQSSTAGNDVIDGFNTNDVITGGRGDDVMSGGSGDDTYVYNRGDGNDTIIEGTVGNASSYDTVKLQGVESSDVRLARNGNDLTLVIAESAPGAGDGGSILIKQTFEDWFSQGIERVAFDDGTIWTQNDLRLKWIAQNETAGADTVTGFNGADVLDGGAGNDLLQGGSGNDTYVFGRGYGSDTISDSGDGADRVLFKADVSPADVRLETDGTNILVRLADSDDTLTILNWFNSNSEVATFEFSDGTVWQATEILNRAYGGNGTNVISAGNDTFVGTRSADVIDGLAGDDILIGRGGGDTYRIYAGGGNDTIIESEEGWTTDVVQLVGLNAGDVTLSRVNADLVIRINATGETTVVRSHFVSTDRGIEQLAFADGTSWSRSQIQAAAWFTGTAGADTITGTNGDDVIQGNGGDDVLIGAGGSDTYHYASGDGSDIIRDIGAGYDTDVLLLKDLNRGQVTLSRSAADQNDLLITVNATGAVITVDDQLLGGGTGLEKLQFADGTYLDRAGIANAVPVVMSGTSGADTLNGDNNPNMILGLDGNDSIYGRDGNDILVGGTGNDYLEGGNGNDTYQFNLGDGQDTILDNGWTGDVDVLNFGAGIRPADVVVTQVNNGSDLLLSITGTADSILLRNQLNGWGTWSGVDEVHFADGTVWNRQALVVQSTLANAGNDTFYGDLNANILSGGAGNDSLYGRDGNDVLAGGTGNDYLEGGNGNDVYLFDLGDGQDTVLDNGGSGELDVLNFGAGIGAGNVVVSQANNGSDILLSISGTTDAVFLRNQLNGWAAWSGVDEVHFADGTVWDRATLLQLSMAANSGNDSFYGDFNANALFGGAGNDSLYGRDGNDVLAGGTGNDYLEGGVGNDTYQFNLGDGQDTILDNGGSWDVDVLNFGAGINAGNVVVSQANNGSDILLSISGTTDAVFLRNQLNGWAAYSGADEVHFTDGTVWDRATLWQLSTQANTGNDSFYGDFNANSLFGGAGNDNLYGRDGNDVLAGGTGNDYLEGGVGNDSYLFNRGDGQDTILDNGGSGDLDALILGAGISVGDVVVSQANNGSDLLLSISGTTDTILLKNQLNSWDAWSGADEVHFADGTIWNRAALLAHSTLANGGDDTFFGDFNANTLSGGAGNDSLYGRDGNDFLDGGPGNDYLNGGNGTDTYIYSSAGGDDVIEDNTSDNVLAMQDIASTSVLLSRSGNGADLVIENVSTGKTVLVKGQFSSGVLATVSFSDGVSWSAQTIGSIVASQPAFIGTDAADTFTGTANAETIDGRGGNDTLNGGGGADTYLYRVGSGNDVIQEAATNSGTDVVRLVGLSPNDVDIARSGTDLLIRILSSGETVTVKDQFVGSGTVVELLQFDASGTVIDLRNNAAPTVTITSAAETSNVAVQTITGTVTAGGIGKVVGQTVILTDNGVTLGTATVQADGSFSATVTLPNQGSNAIVASVTDGLGNTGASAAVVDFLYSTPPTVAITGVSHGGYGASQSISGTVVAAGAAVVTGQTVTLTDNGVTLGTATVQANGSFSLNVALPNVAGNTIVATVADSYGNKGRSAAVVDSYAGILPTIRGTIAGQITTSEAAVHPFSTVTIDDLNVGATDTLTITLNGGGGTLSGTGVSGGNGVYTLSGSAAAITGQLRALTFTPTAGAPNSSTTTTFTLSDSSTGYVAPSYGGPGVIYTFNKDNGNPVGGLTIDAAGNLFGTTVTSGQIFELAKSGTGWSSTLTPLAGVGSAGSLLMDSAGNLFGGTMATSNSGGTVYELVKNGSGWNSSVTVLATFNSATMGSSPSSPIKDAAGNLLGTTQIGGPGGRGTVYEIVKTGNGYSSTPVVLAAFNNANGQLPFGQLILDSAGNVFGASATTVFEIPKTASGYGSMVVLASDIYCAGGLMMDPQGNLFGVQTTGGAYNNGGVYELVKTSSGYGAATLVASFPTSFSSPAGPLVMDGAGNLYGSAGTSSVFGRGSIFKVVKTGSGYNSTASAMTSFAGFNGLFPGPIIMDAAGNLLGEAQGGGANSSGVIFKVTNGSSVAVDAAAVDATTTVVDVDPPAVSAITVATASDASLVGVGGLAAISSYAFTAQDPAPAATTTFDADRQLSQLVQAMAGYGADGQGVGVAPAALASALNDAALQNALAVAS